caaaaatatgtaaaatctaAGGAATGTAAGTTCAATACATGGTTTGCATAAATAATGGAAACTGATTTAACCAAAGATTCAAAAGTTGATGACTCGGGGGAAAACATGAATTCATAAATTCCTAGTAATGATATTTAACATGAAGTTAGTATCAgtataataaatcattttattattgatatattcatCATGAAACTAagcataaaaaatgtaaatttattttatttctttctgttacattatatattctgacttcaaattccatcagagtcaattttgtatttcatctttctagggttgataaactaagttcACATCATTCATTGATGTTGGCGAATACCATGGAACAGAAGCTAAATTTCTCAGAAACTGAATTTCCATTCTTTGTTCTCACTATTTCTcttatcattttatataattaattgcagtaaaaaataaatgttgtcttgttgtatgagtatatttctgtgtttggtCTTGTTATTTCCTGTggtgtttattcatttttaatgacTTTTTCTTATCTTCATGATAGCCGGCATTCCCCAGTTTATTTTTCACCATCTGTTCAGAGTGTTTCAGCTTTTCATTAACTGACAATTTTATTTCCCTGATTTTTTCTTGTAACACTTCTGTGATAATCTTTCTCAAGTATTTCTTAGCTTCCTCTGCAATATGTGAGAGAAATTAAATGATGAAAcagtaagaaaagaaataattaattagttaactaTGAGAGGTTATTGTGGGTACGGTGAACAATGTATGAAATTTCCTACAGGTATTTAAACTGATATCAGCTGTATCAATTTGTCTAGTTTCAGAGTTTATGGGAGCACTGCCCCTCCATCTTGGCAAAAACATAATAGTTAAAAGATACCACATTCAATAATTAGATGCTCAAATGACCTTAGTATTCTGACCAGTATGACATAATAAGTGGTTAAGTAATCTTAGTATTCTGACCAATAAAACAGTCAATAAATTGTCAAACATTCTCAGTATTGTGACTAATAAATCACAGACAAAATAAGTAAGAAATTCTTCTATTGATACAAGGCCTTGTGTTTAAATTCAATTACTCCCAGTAAATCTAGTTAATTTCAGTACATAGCTAGTACAGAGGTGAGATGGTTGAGTGAATGAACTATTGGCTTATCTATTCTTGCTCATAGATGAGGAGTTCAAATCCAAGTTGCTGTTTCATGTGCAGAACATTCCTTCAGAGTATTTGGCTGATAGAAGAAATAGATAAGATATCAACTAGGAGTGTTACCTAAAATAGGCTGCCATCCTATCCAGGTGGATGGATATCGCTGAAGCACAATAATGCCATAAAGTCACAGCTGAGTTGCTTTATTCCTGTTTCCTAGGAAATCTATATACACAGTACATAGCATTATTAACTTTTCTGTTTTACActgtataatataaacaaaacatcatAGTTTTTAATTTACTCGGTCTGAAGGAAGAACAGTGCCCATAACCTTTGGAAGCTTTCACAGACTGTGAGACCAATGTTATTAATGGTCAATACAGAAGCTCGCTTGTTAACTTATAGTAAAAGTATTAATACCAGAGTCAGTTTTCTAACTATATACTAACATGgtagaagataaaaatataatttctaatgcAAACACAAAGGGAATGTATGGTGTTTATGCCTTTTCCAAAACCATTActaccaaaggaaaaaaaaacaatttcaaactGGAAGCAAATCCAGATGGCAGATTCAGTTCAGCAAAAACTTTCCACAACATTACTGTCTTTTTAAGAGCAGCACATTGAAGACTGGTAGGGAAACTGTGCAAGAATCTGTTACATATGTCATATGCAACAATCCATACACACTCTGAAAATTTACACCTGAATGTTAACCTTTTAGAGTGTGTAGTtacattatgtttatatatgctatGTTAGCAGTGGCTTAGTGGATATGAACATTACTAtccttagtttagaaataaaaaatttctACTTCAAAACTAGTTTGGGACACTGAACATATCTCAGGATTATCAAGACACTTGACTGGAGATTAAACTAATCAAAATACTGTGTAGatataattattgtaaatatacagTGTAAATATGAGGTTAATAATCTGGAAAATTATCTTCTGAATCTACTTAAAGGGTTGTTAACAAACCTTTTTCAGAAATCCTGGCCGGCTCATTTTCTTTGTCAATATTTTCATCTGTTGCTTGGGAACCTCTATTTTCAGATATCTGATGATcaactttgaaattaaaaaaaaaaaagaatacatattgaagtttttgatgttattagaatttataaacttcaagATAACATGAAATAACTCATATTAGAGCAGTGAAAATCAAAGCAGAGAAATCTATGAATAGTAGTGTGTGAAtactggattaaaaaaaaaaaaaaaagaacatttggaTAGGAAAAGTCAAAGACAGCCTTTGACCTTTTATTATACAAAggattttttaacccaatatttatacactattatttatagctttagcTGCTTCAAGTTTCACGATTGAAGTATTGGTGGAATTCTGCTTTAGACAAagcatataacccctcataactttttgatttttttggaatttttggaaaatttttgcaaatttgtctTCAGCATGTGAGAAatcatacaattatgcaaaaaaaaaaaaaaaattattttgatttttttctaaattaaaaaaaaaagaattaaaaaaatttttcaaacatttctttaaaatcacAGTTTAAAATATGGGCAGTCTGAATTTTTGGCTAAATCCCAGAAATAAACCATTAAATGTCTTTATGGAGAAAAAGCTATTGTAAAACATCAATACGCCAGAGTATCAAACTAACAGTATGAGGCAGTTGtgagatatgctaaaaataacagctgaatACTCCTTAAATCacaaaaaattttctgaaaattcctgTGTGTAAAGCAGTATTCTACTGAAGTATTTTCCAAAATGAATTTTTTGGGGAAGCAGTGCCTTTATATCTATTTCACACCTATTTTCTCCAAAGATATGctttacaaacaaatattatttaaccTTAACCTAACCTCATTTTAGCTTTCAAACTATTTATGCTTGCTTTTGCTTCTTATAACCTAGCATCATCGTTATGCGCCAGAAGATATAACTTAACATTGTAGatgttatcataataataatattattactggcttacataatcataaaataatgaaatgtgaAATTTCTGAGCATGTgtagcaccttcggcaaatgtcttctactatagtctcatgctaatcaaagccttgtgagggaatttggcagatggaaactgaaagaagcccatcgtacatatttgggtcatcccataaataatgcattttttatacttcttttatttttcaaaattaaaataaacaaagttctttcttaatctaaaatatactctccatcaTATAGAGACTTGTTCACAatcttttgattttattgataaaactctttttatcattttattgaaaaaaaaactaataaaaaaaattaaataaaaacaaactagaaTTTGAGGAAATTAACAAAGTTTGtattgacaaaatcaaaatcaacagAATTTACAAAAGAACATGAATCTGTGTTGTGTGAGGAGAGTTCTGAGATTTCTGCTAGAGTcactgaataaagaaaaaatatgtatgagtTCTATCAATTTGTTTGTTAACTATAAAGCAGTATAAAGGTTGTATGATATGTGTAAATGAACAAATTTTAAGAATCAgccaatacatataaatacagtgtaaaCATAAACAATTATCAAGCTACTACTTACCTTGGTTTGTTATGGATTCAGGTTCTCCAATGTAGACTAAAGCTAAATCAAGCTGCACCTGGTATTGGTAAAATGATTAATggtttatgttataaatatattcacaatgtgatcatcatcatcatcatcatcatcatcgtttaacgtcagctttccatgctagcatgcgctggacgatttgactgaggactggtgaaccagtgattcggcagagtttctacagctggatgcccttcctaacactaaccactcagagagtgtagtgggtgcttttacgtgtcacccgcatgaaggccagtcaggcggtactggcaatggccacgctcaaaatggtgtattttatgtgccacccgcacaagagccagtccaggggcactggcaacgatctcgctcgaaagtccttacacatgccgcgggcataGAAATGTACAAATTAAACCGTCTGTCAGTATGactgcatgcaagtatgtatgtgtgtatgtatgtatgtatgtatgtatgtatgtatgcatgtatgtaggtatgcatgtacgtacatatgtatgtatgtgtatcggaGTGATCAAAATATCAGAATACCAAAAGCTTGAAAGACTGAATATTCAGAatgctaaattttaaaatattttagacataaatatgaaaatcagcattaaaaagcaattatttacagttttaaaatattatatatttaagaaacattGTAGcagattcattattttttttattatgcgacataaaaataactattttagaatataacaaaatgttttaaaaactgtttatttgagaaacagaaaatattagttttttttaatgctaCATCAGTACAATTATTTTATGGGAAAACAAGAGGTAAAATGGTTTTTAGAAACATTTCTTTACAgttttaacatggaattttagaaacattttataaCATCTACTGCTTTTATTATGCtatgtcaaaatatataataaaagtgtATTGTAGGGATCCAATATCACAGCTATAAGTGAAAACTTCAATagtttatttatagaatatttccttttttaaattttcttattaaatattttcctttttcttttcataaccTTTGGAATGTGAAGTACTTCTCATGACTTCAGGTCAGCGAGATAGTTGTGACTTGTAAACAAATTCTTAATACCTCTTTTCAAATATTGTATAACATCTCTTACGCACTCCCTTTGTATCttgtaaatgtgtttttttcatGCTTCACATTATCCTTTCTTTTTGGTAACCCCTAGTAAAACTTCCATATTTTTTGTAACTCTTAGATctcttgtggttaataaagaaaagattattactactgtttttatcattatatgGTAGGAAGCATATTTAATGGACTTAGCATTTAATGAGAAAGATTAAATATGGATAATGAAATAGACTTACCTGTGGAGTGAATGCATACTTGTAGAGTTTGAAGTGTCTAAAATATGTGTTAATCATATGGAAAGATATCTTCCTTACTTCACCCAGTGTAAACAATTCAGTACTAAATGGTGGACactaaaatatgaacaaataaatgtGTCATGGCCAGTTGTTGTTTAGCAAACCAATAATCAGATGCATTCTAGCTATGATGACTGATTATTATTCAGGGCATTTAGGGGTACATTACACTGTGTAATACGATTTTTGTCTTTGGAGatcaactgttatttcctatttgcttacccctagaaagtatgcaAAAAAGGACTAATATTTCctccaaactttgcttttcttacatttattcaaaccccaaagaatccctctcaagacatggctatgatgctcccctactactcctgttcatgatcagagatgcacatattatcagccactaaaggacatgctcaagtggttatggtcaagcaaatgacaagcaaatctgtggtattgagcagaatatttactataatgatatttctgcttcagcagcgCAGCACTGAATCTGCCTGAAGTGTAATGGAatataggtcagtttcaaaacattgatgttcaggACACAAAAGCAAGGGagtagtagtcatttcctttgatttctagatagaagcaaataggaaataacacttactgaccaaaaacaaaaacaataaaaaattttgtTATACAGTGTTATCCAATGTGTTCGGTCTTCTTTAAAATGGTAAGGGAAGTCTTTATAGTGTCACAAAAATTactagaaatagttgccaaatatTCCCCCGATTCCATACTACCATCTTAGAAAATGGATACATTGGAAAAATTGCCATAGAAACACTACATCTAAATAACTGGAACATCTTTGGTTATATCAATGGATCAATGTTTACATGagtttaaacaacaactacaacaattgtACGAATTACTCAGTATCACGACTAAATTGTAACAGAACAGCTGTCAACATGTTGAAACATCAACCTTATCTAGTTGGCCCTATTTTCCAGCTTAGAAATAAGGGGGAATTTTCCTCATCCTTTGACTAAATTATAATcactgtgaaggtgcatggctcagtggttagaacatcagacttgcaatcatgaggcagtgagtttgcttcctggactggactgtgtgttgtgttcttgagcacgtCACTCTATTTtgcgttgctccaattcactcagctgtagaaatgagttgcgacatttactggtgccaagatgtatcagtgtttgctttttatcctttttaatCACTGAAAGTGACATGATGACTAGTGTTGGAGTCAATATGAAGTAAATATAAGattcctacatacacatacatccactaagatatatacacataaatacatagaagtgttaatacatacatatttactatatatatatatatatatatNNNNNNNNNNNNNNNNNNNNNNNNNNNNNNNNNNNNNNNNNNNNNNNNNNNNNNNNNNNNNNNNNNNNNNNNNNNNNNNNNNNNNNNNNNNNNNNNNNNNNNNNNNNNNNNNNNNNNNNNNNNNNNNNNNNNNNNNNNNNNNNNNNNNNNNNNNNNNNNNNNNNNNNNNNNNNNNNNNNNNNNNNNNNNNNNNNNNNNNNNNNNNNNNNNNNNNNNNNNNNNNNNNNNNNNNNNNNNNNNNNNNNNNNNNNNNNNNNNNNNNNNNNNNNNNNNNNNNNNNNNNNNNNNNNNNNNNNNNNNNNNNNNNNNNNNNNNNNNNNNNNNNNNNNNNNNNNNNNNNNNNNNNNNNNNNNNNNNNNNNNNNNNNNNNNNNNNNNNNNNNNNNNNNNNNNNNNNNNNNNNNNNNNNNNNNNNNNNNNNNNNNNNNNNNNNNNNNNNNNNNNNNNNNNNNNNNNNNNNNNNNNNNNNNNNNNNNNNNNNNNNNNNNNNNNNNNNNNNNNNNNNNNNNNNNNNNNNNNNNNNNNNNNNNNNNNNNNNNNNNNNNNNNNNNNNNNNNNNNNNNNNNNNNNNNNNNNNNNNNNNNNNNNNNNNNNNNNNNNNNNNNNNNNNNNNNNNNNNNNNNNNNNNNNNNNNNNNNNNNNNNNNNNNNNNNNNNNNNNNNNNNNNNNNNNNNNNNNNNNNNNNNNNNNNNNNNNNNNNNNNNNNNNNNNNNNNNNNNNNNNNNNNNNNNNNNNNNNNNNNNNNNNNNNNNNNNNNNNNNNNNNNNNNNNNNNNNNNNNNNNNNNNNNNNNNNNNNNNNNNNNNNNNNNNNNNNNNNNNNNNNNNNNNNNNNNNNNNNNNNNNNNNNNNNNNNNNNNNNNNNNNNNNNNNNNNNNNNNNNNNNNNNNNNNNNNNNNNNNNNNNNNNNNNNNNNNNCTTGTGTGGGTGGcatataaaagacaccatttcgagcgtggccgttttcgtgcgggtgacacgtaaaagcacccactacaccctctgagtggttggcgttaggaagggcatccagctgtagaaactctgccaaattagattggagcctggtgtagccatctggttgcaccagtcctcagtcaaatcgtccaacccatgctagcatggaaagcggacgttaaacgatgatgatgatgatgatgatgatgatgatgtatgtatgtataaatatatatatatatatgtacaaggtctgatcaataagtatccggactgctgcCATAGTAACAAACCTAAAGTACACACAATGAAACTActtggcacagattaaccttgacctcggctgtgcatgcacactaagttttaacattctagctcacttctgctatttacagcagtgttttGAAATAGCGTCTGTAGCGT
This DNA window, taken from Octopus bimaculoides isolate UCB-OBI-ISO-001 chromosome 9, ASM119413v2, whole genome shotgun sequence, encodes the following:
- the LOC106881705 gene encoding cilia- and flagella-associated protein 119 isoform X3, giving the protein MPPKLGIKVVIWKDLDPDQSQALKDALTLQNVKTILAEIFNLTNYAEDLREAILLNLYTYTLQYARDEDFTIDKLSTYFSIVKDAHEFCTKSSFINLDETFSYFKELLLCHSVYCPPFSTELFTLGEVRKISFHMINTYFRHFKLYKYAFTPQVQLDLALVYIGEPESITNQVDHQISENRGSQATDENIDKENEPARISEKEEAKKYLRKIITEVLQEKIREIKLSVNEKLKHSEQMVKNKLGNAGYHEDKKKSLKMNKHHRK
- the LOC106881705 gene encoding cilia- and flagella-associated protein 119 isoform X1, whose product is MYRWKRLATLQRIFPPKLGIKVVIWKDLDPDQSQALKDALTLQNVKTILAEIFNLTNYAEDLREAILLNLYTYTLQYARDEDFTIDKLSTYFSIVKDAHEFCTKSSFINLDETFSYFKELLLCHSVYCPPFSTELFTLGEVRKISFHMINTYFRHFKLYKYAFTPQVQLDLALVYIGEPESITNQVDHQISENRGSQATDENIDKENEPARISEKEEAKKYLRKIITEVLQEKIREIKLSVNEKLKHSEQMVKNKLGNAGYHEDKKKSLKMNKHHRK